Genomic segment of Ficedula albicollis isolate OC2 chromosome 3, FicAlb1.5, whole genome shotgun sequence:
ATAAGCAGCACTCATGGGCAGCACTGGACGATCAGAATGGAGTATTCTTTCCAGTATTTTGGAAAACACAACTAGCATATGGATACGTATAGATCTAATTTAGCTGAGAATACTAGACTTTATATCCTCTTTGCTTACCTTGCTTGTGTAGAGCTTTGGGAAGCAAAATTCTTAGTGCTTTAGGAAGAAGAGACTTCCCTGCAGCAGTTCAGATTGTACAAGAGGATAAACGTCAGTGCTGTTGCCAAAGAGTAGCATCTGtcttttggggaagaaaaaggtgGTTGTTTTAGCAGGCAATTAGTTCAGAGTGCTGacatttgatttgttttcagtttgtcCCCTGTGTTAGCAACAGTATTTTAGggtcattatttcttttttttttctgcaggaatcAGGAGCTCCAATCCTGACAGATGATGTGAGTCTCCAGGTCTTCATGGACCACCTTAAAAAGCTGGCAGTTTCAAGTGCATCGTGACTGATCAaagtgagcagcaggagcagacaaTTTACGTGGATCGTGTTGATGACAGAAGTGGAGCAATTTATTTAcgtttccttttctctcttttaaacTAGAGATTTTCACTGTTATGTGAAATAAACATTCCGGGAGAGTTTTTTACTTCTCCCTTCTAATTTATTTGTATTCCTTTTTGTCTGTATTCTGTTTACTCTGCATTTTCCACACATCCTAATTAGAGTTGAAAGGTGCTTTAGCCAGCAGAGATTTTGACAGCCCTTAGCTTAACTTTTAACGTTCTTAAGAGGTGTCTCAGCCAACAGGGGGCTGTATTAATGAGAAACAAAACGGGATAGGAGCTCTGCTCCGTAGTGTTGTCCCCAAATCGCGCAGTTGGTGCCATGGGCGGTCTTGGCTCCTTTTTTCCGTGCCGTCCCGGCCCCGCCCCCGCGCATGCCCCGCCCCCCGCGCGTGCCCGGTTGGGGGCGGGGCGTTCCGCCATGAAGCCGGCGCGCGCGGCCGTGTGGAACGCGCGGGCCGCGCTGCTCTACTCGCTGGGCGGCTGGACCACGCTGGGCGCCCTCATCTACTACAGCCGCCTGGACAAAGCCAGCACCGGTACCGCCATGGGGGCCTGCGGTCACCGCTGAGGCCTGGGGAGGGAATGACGCCGCAGCGGTTTCGCTGAGGGAGGGCCCGATCGGCGCGTCGTGTCCGGGGCGGGGCTGGCGTGAGGGAGAGCTCGGCCGCGGGCGGGTCtggggctctcctggctgccgGGGCAGCGCCGGGATCCCCCCGGGCTCGCTCGCACCGCTTTCCCCGGCCGGGGAAGGTCGCGCTGGGTGTTGCCCGCCCGCCCCTTGGGGCGCTCCGGGCTGTGCGGCTGCCGGCTGAGTGAGCcgagtcccccccccccccccccccccccccccccccccccccccccccccccccccccccctgtgcgGCTGCCGGCTGAGTGAGCCGAGTGTCCACTGTGCCCGCCCCCGGCAGTCCCCCCTGAAGGAAGATAAATCCCATGTTGGTGGGAGAAGCTTGTGCTTTATCTCCAAGTCACAGGAACGGGGACTAGAGTCTTCCCAACCTGTTGCTTTTATTTGCGCTGTGGTAATGGTTccaagctgtgctgggggaggattaggctggacattaggaagcatttctttactgagaggGTGGTCAGACAGTGGAATTAATAGGTGTTTGCACTGGGCTGCTTGGGCTAGCTTTAATGTGGATAGCTTGAGAAGCCTGTTGTTACTACTGCTCCTAATACTGTAGTATTTATAATTGTCTAGCACCAGTGCAGCTATCTGACCTACCCTAGTAAATAACGTTTTCAGATCTTTGCTATCTGGTCCTCagaatggaaggaaaaggaaaaagaatactGAATGCCCATGTGGCTGCCATGATAAAGGgataaagcattttttttgctgtgctctTTCTTGTcttccccccccctcccccttaCCATCTTTTCtacttagaaaatgaaaatgatcCTGATGCAAACCAAGGGACCTACAAAGAAGTACGCACTAAGGAGTATCCTTTTGGATTGACAGTGACAACAGAAATAACATACAAAGAGGTTCAGCCTCCTCTTACGCGACTGCTCAGGCGTGTGGTATCATTCTTTGTTCCTGATGACGGCCCTCCTTCCAAAAAGTGAGCTCTTCAGAAGCTCAGAACATTGTGCTGGACCTCTGAGAACatcatccctgtgcctggcaccagACCACCTCTGGAAAACTGTCCCTTGCATTGCTGAAACAGCAGTTCTGCCCAGCTGGTGTGAAGTTGCTTTCCCAGCTGGTGTGCAGGACGTGATCCAGGATGCACCTGGGATGGCTCCTTAGCTGGGCAGCTCTGAAATGGATACTTTGGGAATGATTACTAAATGGGGAGGAATGTAGTTTAATGTTTTGGGTATGAGAGTTCCTAATGGTCCTTCAAATAAAAGCTCACAAGAGATGAGTTACAAgtgcagaaatgtttctgtaagCTAAAAACTTACTGAATGTTCTGCTCCAGGCTCTTGTTTCTTTAGGGGTTTTCCTGATCCTTGCACGTGCTGTGTCCCCTTGTAGGGTACAGTCCCTCAGCTCTGTGGCCAGAACTAATGTTCATTCTGTAGGATTTTCCCTAGTCCTTATGGACATCACTTTCCCTGTTTCTATTTGGGGTCTCCTCCAGCCTTTTTAGGACACGTCTTGCCCTGCCCCCCATGGGTCTCTGAGGTTTCCCACCTTGTTGTATTGAAAGTTGTCTCCATCTCCTCTGTCCACCCACCTCAGCTTCTAGTTTCTGAAGGGGgccctgctgggatgctgcagggagaggggctctTCATCTGGAACTGAGGTGATATGACAAGGGGGAATTGGTACAAataaaaagaggggaaatttaggttgggtataaggaagaaattcttgactgtgagagtggtgaggcactggagcaggttgcctGGGGAGAGTTTGGATGCCCCAGCTgtagaagtgttcaaggccaggttttGGATAAGACCTTGAGCGACCTGGTGTACTgcaaagtgtccctgccctcccaaCCTACACCTTTGATTCTGTGGAAGCTTTTACAGCCCAAGCCCCACCCAGCCCGTGCACCTACAGCCCCACCATTCCACATGGACTCCTCAGGTCCTTACAGCAACCACCTCCTTTCCCAGGGACTAATCTGTACAGGCACCCCGCTGTTTCCCTACGGGGTGCTTACGTGCATATTCTCCTTTTCGCAGGCAATAATAGGAAatcttttcccccaaatccctaTAGGCAATAAGAGGAAGTCTAAACACCTGGACGCACCTGTCCCGTGGGCGCCTGTCCCTCTGCTATGGACAGCGGCGGTGCCGGCACCTCCGGTGCGCCAGGGGGCGCTGCTGCGGGGCGCGGGGGAGCGGCCTCTGCGAGCGCCGCCGCTGTCCCCGCTCGGCGCCGGCCGCGCTGCGCTGCGCCATGAAGGCGATCGTGCAGCGGGTGGCCCAGGCCAGCGTCACAGGTCAGTGTGTGCCCAGCACGGAGCTGCGGGCCCGGGGGCGGCTGTgcgtgtgtccgtgtgtgtgggggtgtgggtgtgtggggGCGTGTGCGGGCGCTCCTGTCTTCCTGCTCCCCCACACCGGTTTGGCGTGGCTAGGCTCGCTTGCGGCTCCTCCGGGGGTCCGGCCCTCGTGGGGTGCGTGCGAGcggggtgtgtgtgtggggcTCTGTGTGCAGCCTTGCCTGGCAGGCGTGGGCTGGCGGTCACACTGCCATTGCCTCCCGGAGCGCCTTTGTGTTGGCAGCACAGTCGCAGTCATCTTGCTTCGCTTGTGTTGACGGAATCACAGAGTGTTccgagttggaagggacccgcAAGGATCACGGAGTCCAGCTCTTAGCCCTGCGCAGGACGTCCCCAAAAGTCGCACCATGTGCCGGAGAGCATTGTCCGAACGCTTCGTGGGCTCTGTGACACCGCCTTCGTGCTATGTCAATGGGGCTGCCCGGTCACGGCTGTGCATTGCTGTGCGTGTGGTGGCAGTACCGTTCCAGGGTCCCTACCCGTGCCTTGCATGCGCTGGCACTAGTCACAGTCACTCAGTGCATCGCAGGCATGTTGACAGTGCAGCCTGGGTCATCTTTTTGCACTGCTTGTGTGTGTCAGTGGCGCTGCCACCCGGCGCTGCTCGCCGGGGTGTGGCCCCGGTTCCGATAGGAGTGGTGTGTCCTGATGGGATGTCCCTGCTATTGCACTGCTTTGGACCTTCTGTGCTCAGGATGCTTCAAATCTCCAAGAAGTTTGCCCGTGAGGCAGTGAGTGCCTGCTGTGGGAGTCTTCGGTGTGCAAGCAGGGTGGCCCTCAAGTTATCACACAGCCTCTGTGTGTCAGCACTGACAGAGTGTGCCTGTGAGGGCACAGCTTTtgtgcacagctgggactgtggCCACAGCTGGTCACACCCTGTTAGTACTGGACTTCTTGCTGGCTTAGTACCACTTTCCTGGGGGGAATTTAAACTTTTGTTTTTGGCTGTTGAAGAGTTTGGGAGACAGTGCAGTGGTTAGCAGAATAAATTTCTGGACTGGAGAACTCACCCTGATCCAGCCACTAATGTGCAGACACTTTCAGCTTTCACTGGAGGCCTGATCTCCCTTCATTTTGTGGGATGTTTGGAGCTTTTTGTCCCAGTCATGAGCCTCGATGCAATTTTAACAGCTGGGTGCTTATCTCAGTTTTAAGACTGCATTTATTCTTACTACAGTGATCTCAGGGTCAACCACAATAAGATAATTTAATTAAAGATAATTTAAGATATTTCTTAGGAAAACACAACAGATCTATGATAGTTTGTGTTTTATTGTAAATCTCATTAAAGGGGTTGCTTTCCCGATTGGGAGGGTGGAATTTGCAGGTTTTTGAAAGTCATGTTTCAAGAAATCTGTGAGTATTCTTATCAAATTCTTATCACTAAAAAGAATGCAAAGTATGAAGGGAATGGTGGAGTAGAGAAATTGAGTGCACTTAGTGGCATCAACCAGGTGGATAATTTTTCAAGGACTGGGGACACTTTTACCACCTTTCTGTTTAGGACAACTGATCCAATTGTAGTATAAAAATCTTTATacagtgtttttaaatgctGGAGTAAGTAACCCAATCTCATAAAGAAGTGGTGGCATTGGAAAGCTTTTGAAAGAATGCTTCTGTGCGATCTTTCAAATCTACAAACCTAAGACAGAGGAAACAGGGTTTggaatgctgttttctttagtGGTTGGACAGCTGAAACCAGTCCTAACTTGTGTCATAAAGCTTGACAGTACATTTagccttatttttcttatccctttctcctttctctagTGGGTGGCGAACAAATTAGTTCAATAGGACGAggcctctgtgtgctgctgggcatTTCTTTGGAAGATACACaaagagagctggagcacaTGTAAGTCACTCCCTTCCTTTTGCCTTGTACTCTTCCATTTGTGCATTGCTGATACCTGTGCAGTAACCAGACAAATCAGCTGTTCCTGTTGGGAAATTCAGGTTTGCCTGTTAGTTCCTCTTCAGATTTTACCTTGAATAGAGGTTTCTTAGAGTTTTCTCTTCATGTTCCATagagaaaaatctgttcctGTTTTTTGCTATGTGTGCTTTATCACGAGTGGACTTTTTTAGGTGTCTGTCCTTTTTGagtcaaaaaaaacccccattttTCAAGGGTGGGATTTATGAGAATCCTCAGACTTTCCTTTTAGCTTGCACATGAGTTTTGTTCTTCCTAAAGGCGGGGTAGTCTTGTCACTTGCTTGTCTGCAAACAGGAATCAGTTGTGGCAGCCTGAGGGAGTGGCTCTGGCCATCTGTTCCATGGCCACAGAACAGTGGGATTCACGCAGCAAACACATGAAAGAAATACCTCTCCAAGGGCTTCTTCTGTCTCTTTTGCACTGGTTATTGCTCTAGGGCTGACCTCAGTCCTtgcaaaggcagaaaagaaacaggTAGTGGAGCTGACTGATGTCAGGAAGAAGGGGTTTTTATTCTAACATGCTCCATTGGTTTGCCTCTTTGTTTGCCTCCCTAAGTGTGTAACATGCTCTGCCATCACTTCCCACCCCTACCTTGGTGGATGTGGAAGCTGCTTCTGAATTTTGCAGGCAGGAGATGTGtagctgctgtgctctcagcacCAGATTGTTGGGATGGCTGACACAGGAAGGGCAGGAAGCCAGCATCTGTGCAAAAGGAGTGAGAGAAAGCAGCTTAACCAGGCTTTTCAGGTCCTATTAAAGGAAACTTTAGTAATCGTGTAAATGAAACAACAAACATCTCTatgaggaaagcagagcatGATGATGATGTAAATCTTCTGCTGGGGCCTTCCAGTGGATGCTTTTAACAATCCACTTCATTCAGGATTTAATTCTGTTTGCTGTTGACACACACAAGTTGGCAAGGATGTTCTTATGACTGTGCCTTAGTGATGGCAGAGCTCTGAAGCTAGACCATAAAGAGGTCTCAGCTTTGTCTTACACTGACTGCCTCCCCTCTGGTGCAATGCAAAATGCCTGGCTGATGACTGCAGTTGAAACCCTTTGCATTTGATAGGCTCCCTTGATGCTGCAGGTGTGGAGAAGCCAGAAGAAACCAAAGACAGGAGAGTGGCTTGGATGCAGTCCTGTAATCAGTCAAAGTCCTGACATGGGCTGGATTgcagctgccttctgcttttcagGATCCACTTGTGAAGGTCCCCTTGTTGTCTTGAGCCAGTCAGTTCTGTCCCCTATCTCTAGGAAATTGGCccaaaattcaaaacattttgctgccagctgcagttctgcccTGTTCCTTGTATTCCTTCTCTCATCCTGATGAAAAAGTGTTGTCGTCATCTGGCTTGTGGGGCCTGGTTTGGGAATAGTGCTAGGAAGTGACAAAGCAGGAGAAGTATATGTGAATCATGATTGGAAACAAAACTTCACagttttaaatgctgtttaGGATGATCTCATTTTGTACTGAGTGCTATTTCCTGGTGCAGTGGGAGGATTAAAATTCCCAAAGCTGCTCACACGTTAAATAATGTTGTGACACATAAAAGCAGATAGTAAAGAGTGAGCTTTCTTACTTCCTGTGCCATCTTTATGTTGCTGTGTAACATGCAGCTGTTCTTTCCTGGTACCACACTCTAAAATGGTGGTGTGGATTAATGACCTGATACCCTTATGTAACTGTATAAGGGCTCTCTTGGTTAAGGGTCTGCCTAATGGGATGAGGTTCCCGTGGCTGGGAATGAAGGTACATTGCTGTGTGGAGGAACACTGAATACCCATCTGTTATGTCATTCTGTATGGTACGTGTTGATCTTACGTGGGACAATTTAGGAATGATCTTCTCCTCCTCCTAGGGTTCGAAAGATCTTGAACTTGCGAGTCTTTGAAGATGAAAGTGGGAAGCACTGGTCCAAAAGTGTGATGGATAAACAGTATGAAGTGTTGTGTGTGAGCCAATTTACTCTCCAGTGCATCCTGAAGGGAAACAAGCCTGACTATCACATGGCAATGCCCACGGAGCAGGCAGAGTCTTTTTATAACAACTTCCTAGAGCAGCTAAGAAAAGCCTACAAACCAGAGCTTATTAAAGGTAAGGACAGAAAGTTGGTAAGGTCCTCGCTGTGACCAGTGGACATTTCTTGTGTGTGCTTTCTCCTGATTGTTGCTTTCtttattctgtaattttctgTAGCTGAAGGGATGTTAACAATATTTTCACTGGAACCTGTCAGGGTGATCACTGCAATCTTCCTCTAGCCAATCCATTTCCTGGCCTTCCTCTGGATGACGTATAGATATTCTTGTATTCCTTTTGGCTGCACAACATGAACAGACCAGAGAGGCTACAGCTATGAGAACAAGCTCTGAGGTCAGGCTCTCCCAAAGGCTGGATGTTTTGTGCTATATAGATAGATTAACCCAAGAGGAGCATTTTTTTGAGAAGTGTATTTAGTAAGGCTCGAAGGTGTCACCAGTGTGTGATGGACAGCACAGTTCCATCTGTCACTTCTACATCCTGTTAAATGGAATTGTGATAGTGGTAGGTGTAATGTCCTACTTGAGAACAGCTTCTGATTTAGACTCTCTTTTCTCAACTCTGTGTCATGTGTGGAACAGTTTTTACCAGAAAACGCCTGCCTTCCCTGTGCATTTGTGCTCTGTCCACACTCAgtcttttctgtttggttttctgggTGCTTTCTGTCCATTTTCATATTTAGATTCTTTTTGCTACACTTGACAGAAGACAAGTTTctagaaaatactattttttaaatggtgtCTGTTAATAGATAATGGTTTGCCTTACTTTCCTTATgagtacaaaataaaaaaagtcagaaaactgATAGCTGGGGAAAGATTTAGAGGCCAATTTTCATATTGACTCTAGGTTAGGGTAATTATTCCAGTGCTTTCCAAGGAGGCAAAGTGAAATGTACACGTGTCCATGTGTCCAAAAATACCcatttttcaagcttttctaGCTTGATATGTTCTTCCAACATTTGTTCCTGAAAAAGGAATGCATTTCTGGTACCCCTTCAATCAGTTAATATTTTGACTGCAGCTTTTTGAATTCCTTCTCTCAGTGAATAGCAGTTGTGTACCTGAAATGAATATTAAGTGCCCTTATTTTGGCACTTTTTTTGCCAgtgctttctgcaaaatgagCTTTCACTTCTACTTTTTCTGTGCTAAAAGCACAGATTTGGAAACCCAAGAGTGCTATTGTGTCTGAAACATTTAAAACTGCTGGCAGCAATGGAACTACCTGTCAGTTTatgattttgctttcttattAAGGTGTGCCAGTTATGGTGTGTTGCACTCAAGTCTGTTAAGATTCTCTTAGGTCGAAGTTTCTGCTGTGCTAATTGCTTTGccagtgtttggttttttgttttttgtttttttgctgtctgGAAAATCTGTACTAACATTTCACCTACatacacacaggcacacacacagcagttGTAGTTATGGGGAGATTAGAGTTTTGATTCGCTGGGTTGCTGTAGGAGCCCTTCCCTTTCGATCCTATAAATTGCTTAATGCATTTTAGAGGAATAATGTAATCACTGAAAGTGAATTTTCACTGAAGTGAACGCTGAGGTGAAGACAGATCAGTAAAGGTCTTGTCCTGTCTCTTAAGAGCCTTGTGTTTTCTGGTTCCTGTTTGTGTTCAGTAGAGGATTTTGCTGTTGGAAATTGTaggtgctgggcaggcagctcctctctgctccctggtcTACCTGGAGCTTGCTGGCCAGGAGCTCAAGGGTGGGAAGTGTTCCCCAAAGAGAGGCACAAATCATTCTTTCACACCAAGAACAGTGGGACACTTGACAAAATCTTGGAGAAGGTTCAGAGCCATGGTTCGTAGTTTAGCACAGTTTAACACATGGGCATCCACATCTAGGAAATAAAAGGCTGCATCAGAAGTCCTTGCTTGTTGTGCTTCAGTGCTTTCTTGTGTTCTTAAACATCTCACTCAcctctgaggagcagagctggtgactTCAGGTCTGAGCACTCTTGTTGTGCAAGCTAATACCAGACGTACCAAGGCTCATCCTTATGTTTCAGGGCCTTTGCTATCTGTCTTGAGTGTGGATTTAGTCTTCTGAGGTAGTAAAGATTAACATGCTAAGGAGTGTGAAATGTCTTACTCCCTTAGTAGTAATATCTAAGTACATACAAGAGGATTGTTCCACAAGGAAGAGCTTAACTCAGATTAAGGTTTGGTACAAGTTGAAAGCACAGTTATTCTCCCTGATTAATGCCCTTTGTGAGTGTTGTCACTTCAGAATAAGTGCTCTTATCTGGAGCAACAGTATTCACATGAGGTTAATTAAGAATAACTTTCCAAGTAGACAAGCTTAGAAGTATAAAACCAGTGTGAAATTTCTAGGTCATAAGGCTTGAAATATGTACAAAAGTATTCTGGAAGTAAATGATACCTCTTTTTCAAGTCTTTATGGCTCAGATGTGGCTTCTGTGACTCATGTCAGGTGAAAATCTTTCATCTGAGGAAGGCATGCTGCTGGGTTTTTAGAGGCAAGACATTTGGAGAGATGGGTGTCCAGCAGAATGAACTTGTCACTTTAGTAATACTTACAGGATTCTATTTTATTGCAGAAGATATTGCAAGATGAATTGATCCATCCAGAAATCTTAAAGTTGGGAAAGATGAAGAGCAGTAACTAGAAATTTAAATGTGTGAGGAGAATGGGAGGGAATTGTTACAGAAAGGTATTCCTTGACAGTAGTTCTGGTGCcaaaacaggataaaaaatgCTTATGACATGGGAGTACTTGGAGTGTTCTGGTAAAGGTGGGGATTTATTTGACCACTTTATTAGCCTCTGGAAAAAAGGGCTTGTagagtttacttttttttaggTCCATATGCATGAACAGGAAATGGAAAGGACCAATCTGTTTTGTAAGTGAAGTacagcagagggatgggatgaTTGTAGAGAGCAATTTGAAAAGTTGTGCTCCCACTAATAAAGTTTAAGATAATATtctttgtttattattttgttaaagAAAGATGCATTAGTTTTGACAGGGTTTTGTGGTCACAGGGTGTAGGTTACATCTATGTAACTCTCAAAGAACAGCCTGAGTTGCAAGCAGGAATGTAGAAATGGCTGTAGCAGATTGGGTCTGAGCTgcaccccagtgtcccctgctcTACAATATTCAATTGTCAGATGCTTCAGGGTAGTCACCAGGTCTTCTTACCTCTTGCCTAAATAAAAAGTTTCTTCAAAGTATCAACTGGATCCCTAGGCTGAGCTGTTACATCCTTTAAAATGTCATCTCCTGTCAATGAGAGCTATCCTGCCTATCCTGAGCTGTGATTACCTGTAGACTTGGTATGTTTTGCACATTTCTCTACTTAGCTTTGTATTTATCCTCTCTGAATGTCAAGGTACAACACACCTGGGTGCACAtacactgttttttttcttagtagcTTTCTGTAGTTCAATAGTTGCCTGtccttttatgtattttttatttctttttggtaTCACAGTTGTTAAAAACTTTGGTGTGTGTTATCCTCCCAAGGGCCCTGAGCACTTGTTGTCTCTACCCTTTTCAGATGGCAAGTTTGGTGCCTACATGCAGGTCCACATCCAGAATGATGGTCCTGTAACAATAGAACTGGAGTCCCCAGCAGCCACTGTTGATCCTAAACAAGTAAGTGACCCCTAAAGTCTGTCTGGAAAAGATGATGTGTATCCTCTGCAAATTTGTAGCATTCCTGTTGTGAAGCAGTACAGTTTCCATTAGGTACAAGGACCTTGTCCTTCCTGTGCAGCCTCTGAACAGTCAAATAATTGCATTGTTTTCTTCAATTCCCTGGCCTATTGAGGGCTGCCTGCTATCCTGGGAAAGGTTGTGTGTGTGTAatgcaaaacagctttttacattttattcctcctcctcattAATGCTGTTGTTTAATCATTACTCATTAACAATGTTTTTAATAAGTCTGGAGCACCCCCCTGCCTTCAGTGAAGTTTCTTGTCATGTGGGAGCTTTTGCATGTGGGTGACTGGATGGAAGTGGAGAGTTTCTGTCAGAAAAAGGGATAGCGGAATTTGGGAATTCAATCCCAAATTTAAGTCTGGAGTGGACAGGAGAGTGAGTTAGCTCTGCTGAGGAATAGCACAAGCTgtgctgaaaaacaaatgcGGTGATGAGGCTTCCTCATCTCCTAAACACAACACTGACCTTTTTTGGGCTgaaagaaaggggaagggaTTGTTGAGCTTCAGCAAGGCTACACCAACCTTGTTTGTATAATGCTTCACTTAGCCTTGGTGAAATTGTAACTGCTTTATAAAAAGGGCATGAGGGAAGAACCAGGAGAGTATAAGCCTGTAAATCTAACCTCAGTGCCTGGAAAAATTGTAAAGATTGTCCTGGGTGCTACTGAAAGGCATTAAAAGGACAATGCACAGTCAACAGGGATTCAAAAGGGAAAGTCCTCTCTAACTGATTTAATACTCTTCTCCAATAAGGTCACCTGCCAAGTGAAGGAAGGGAAGGTAGTGGATTTAGTTTTTCTAGATTTTATAAGGCTTTTGATACCGTCCCTCACATCATCCTTCTCAACAAGTCGTAGAACTATGAAACAAGCAGATACAAGTGTCCTAGGTTGCCTTGAATAGCTTGGTTTGAAGTCagtttttttttaccttcacaTTCTGTTCTGGATTCTTGTGTCATGCTTTAGCCCCTGAAAAATCTACTTCTGTTTCTAGTGTTTCTTTCTGTACCCTTACAGTTGTAGCCCAAAGAGTTCTCAGGCCAaaccctgcacagcagcagcagctctgtttttgGAGTGAGAACTGCTGCCCTGTGTGTAGGTGTAAAATAACCAAGAAATTACCAAGGTGTGCAGGATTCTACAAAGTTTCACTTCTTTCTTGGGGAATATTGGCTTGTTTAATGGTTTTTCCTTCAAAGTTCAAGGCTGCCTGCTTTACCCATCTGACAACACCTTTGTGGTGGCCGCAGCATGAGCTGAAGACAGAGAAAGATGCTGGTTTTTAGACTTTCTCTGGCAGTGTAAGGCCCAAAACTCCCTTGATTAGCCTCTTAAAAAGGCTTAGGGTTTTTTCATGTTCCCTGAGTTAGACACAAGGGAGAAATTCCAACAGGATATATTACCAAGAggccaaaacaacaaaaacttcaCTGGCAACCTTCATAAAATCAGACAAGTTTGGCAAAAATTTAGAGCAACGTCCAATTAAcacaaaacatttcacaaaGCATTGACTTAACCCATTCAAATTCGCAAACTCCAGACCCATCCAAAACttggaggagaggaaatgagaagaaagagacagaaaagaacGAATATAGCTTGCACTCCTGTCTCAGCAATGTTCAGCTGATAGAAATTCCAAGAGGAGGTGGGTCAAGACATCCATCATATAAAGTGATGAGGAAGAGCTGATTTTAATTGTtgttctctttcctcttccctgcccgttgcattctttttttgctgtcaaaAATCTGTTGATTTGTTTGTAGCATGGGAACTAAGGCTTAGGGATGGAGGGGTTTTTATATTTGTGCTTTCAGCTTTAGCAAGAAGAGATAACTGAACCATCCTGCAGTGTTTAATGTGATGTTAGCAGGAAGAGATTAGGCAAATAATTGCTGATGAATAGCTCTTTTATGTCATTGGATGTGACAGTGAAATATCTCATTTTGTCTGAGCAATTGCCTGTGTTTGTAATTGGCATTCCAAACTTCAGAAGTTATTTGCAatgtaattaataaaaatacattcagaTTAGTCaatttgaatgtattttttgtattcCTTGTGCTAGATGGATATAAATAAACACTTCTCTTTTATACTTGGGGTGATCGTGTTATCTTATGGTGATAATTCACTGTCTTTTCTAAATCTTTGAAAATCTCAGccttcagctttctttttttcttttttgttttgttgataCATGTATTGGTTTTGTGAGTCTAAGTTGCAAGTTTTATACAAATGC
This window contains:
- the DTD1 gene encoding D-tyrosyl-tRNA(Tyr) deacylase 1, encoding MKAIVQRVAQASVTVGGEQISSIGRGLCVLLGISLEDTQRELEHMVRKILNLRVFEDESGKHWSKSVMDKQYEVLCVSQFTLQCILKGNKPDYHMAMPTEQAESFYNNFLEQLRKAYKPELIKDGKFGAYMQVHIQNDGPVTIELESPAATVDPKQLTKLEKQQQRKEKTRTKVPSESSRERNVPRNKDDPSASSGAEGDVSSEREP